The genomic DNA CCAGGAAGCAAAATTATAATAACGACCAGAAACAGTCATTTACTAGCCCGATATGGTCCAAGAAGTCATGTCTACAATGTTGAGGGACTAAATCACAAGGAAGCTTTTAAGCTATTTTGTCATAAAGCATTCTGGAACCACCAACCAACACAGGGTTATGAGGGACTCGCAAACAGTATGGTTCGTTACGCTGGAGGAGTTCCATTAGCTCTCAAAGTTTTGGGCTCTTTTCTCATTGGCAGAAGTATAATTGAATGGCAAAGGGCGTTAGATAGATTAGGGCAACAACCTATTTTGGATATTCAAAAAGTGCTCAAATTAAGCTATGACGATCTAGCCCATGAAGAGATGGAAATTTTTCTTGACATTGCGTGCTTCTTTAAACAGATGAGCTATGATTACATAGTAGAAATATTGGATGCTTGTGGTTTCCACGCTGATATTGGAATAAGGGTTCTTGAAGACAAGGCACTTGTAATGATAAGAGACAATAAGATAGATATGCATGATCTGATACAAGAAATGGGATGGCATATTGTTTTTGAAGAATCCCTAGAAAACCCTGGTGGAAGAAGCAGGTTGTGGAAGTACGAAGACATCTATCATACACTCACAAAAAAAACAGTAAGTGCAAGTGCTTTCATATGAGAATGTGTTGAATTTGTTAATTATCTTATCATTTAAGAGCCTAGGTTTGTCGGTGAGggatatctttattttttatatttttgtttttactcTTAACAATATCTTCTCATGCATGCTTGGCCAAACTTCATTATGTAACTCGACCAACAAAATCTTTGTCTATTAAATTATGAGTTATCATGTCATCACAAAACTTAAACttgtataatattattttttgctcCCAATAGGATAGAAcatatttaaatagattattttgCACATCATTCACTTTGTTTGTTTAAAGATAAAAGATGCGTTTCCCTTTCGTTAAGATtcagtttcttatttttattgcTTGGTTGTTAGGGGACAGAAGCATTGGAGGCCATGGTTTTCTATTCTCACAAAACAAAAGAGATGTCCTTAAATCCTGATACGTTTTCAATGATGAGAAAATTGCGACTACTCAAGCTTAGTAATGTTCAGCTTCCTAATGGTCTCGATTATCTCTCTAATGATTTATGCCTTCTTGATTGGCACGAATATCCTTTAAAATGCCTACCATCAAATTTTCAACCGGACAGGCTTGTCAAACTAAAAATGTCGCATAGCCGCTTGAAACAACTTTGGAATAAAAGAATGGTACGAGTAAAATAAATcctattgtttttttttgtcatatatGCTTTGCGTTTCTGAAATCTTATTTATCCTAATAAACTTTCTTTATTGATATCTATGGCAGTGTCTATACAGGTTGAAATATGTTGACCTCAGTTATTCACCATGCATAACCAAGATCCTAGATTTTATACAAGTAACAAATCTTGAGGAATTGATTCTTGAAGGTTGTAGGAACTTGGATGAGATCGGCCCATCCATTAAAGCGGTCAAAGGGCTTGGGCTCTTAAATTTGAGGGACTGCAAATATATTACGGTTCTGCCTACAGGTTGTTGGCTTAAATCCCTTAAAGAACTTATTCTCTCAGGTTgctcaaaactaaaaaatgtttCTCAAGTCTTAGCTTGTACAAAATGCTTAATTAAGCTTGATTTGCATGCGACTCGTGTTAAGGAACTGCCAGTTGAACATCTCATGCTTACGCTCTTAAATTTGAGGGACTGCAAATATGTTGAGGTTCTTCCTACAGGTTGTTGGCTGGAATTCCCTGAAGAACTTGTTCTCTCTGGTTGCTCAAAACTCAGAAATGTTTCTCAAGTCTTACCGTATATGAAACGCTTAATTAGGCTCGATTTGCATGTGACTTGTGTAAAGGAATTACCAGTTGGACATCTCAGGCATCTTCAATTTATTAGGTTGTGGGATTGTAAAGAACTTACAAGTCTTCCAAGTGGCAACTATTGGTTGAAACGTCTTGCAAGTCTTTCAAGCGGCAACAACACCACTGTTCTCATCATCCCTAATTCCAAAAGAATGTCAAGATCTCATGGGAGAAATATACTCGAAGAATCCCCCTCATCATCCCTAATTCCAAAAGAATGTCAAGATCTCATGGGAGAAATATACCCGAAGAATTCCTGTAACGTCTCGTCAATGGATCtgaagaatttatttaaattagtatTATATTTTGGTGAATTAAGTTTTAGTATTATTGggattaagtttgaaaaatatttcaagggtGGATGATGGGGGAGAATTGttggaaatattatatttattattattttgagaaaagaaaataaattgtaagTAAATTAACATATGTGAATATCTAAAGTTGTGTATGTTGTAAAGTTGTGTATGTTGATGAGTTAAACTTTTTGGGTTCAATGTGGGTTGAGCTAATGGATTTGGGTTTGCACCCATGATTATAATAATGTGGGTTTGTTAAAGAAAAGGACAaacgaaaatgaaaaaagagaaaattatttaaatgggGTAAGATATTTTAGTTGTGAGTGTGTGTAAGTGAGGGCAAATGTGGAagcgaaaaaaaaaagagtgatgGGGCAGTTGGGGTTGTTGCAAGTCATGCTATTCTCATTTCTTGtctctttcttcattcttctcatcttcttcctctatgCTTTCTCGTTTCTTATTCtttgttttattcttctttattttctttttcttctttttttttttgatggtTTAGAAGCTCAAAGGAGGAGTTTTTTGCAATTggtttattcttttcttttttcttctcacaGGCAAGCAACTCCAAGGCAAgtttttcttctttggtttGTCTTCAAAGGCAAATTCCTACCTTCATCATTCTTTCAAGCAAACCTCCAATATCTATCTCTTCTAAATGATGGTTGAAATGTTTCTTTTGTACTAAATGATCATGGGCTTGTTCTTATTGTAACCTTGAAAACCAATTTTGTAATTAGTGATCATTTTCTTTCaacttcttaaatttttatgaatttttcctAAGATATCATTGAATTTCATTAGAAATTTTCATGGGGTTTGTTTCATCCCATTTTCATTCAAGGAATAACAAATTGGGGGTTAGGAAACCTTAGGAAGCATACCTTGGGGTTATGAAGTCTTCATTGTGTTGGCATAATTCTTGGAATAGTTGGTTATGTTTTGGGGTCGTAACAACCCT from Diospyros lotus cultivar Yz01 chromosome 4, ASM1463336v1, whole genome shotgun sequence includes the following:
- the LOC127798818 gene encoding disease resistance protein RPV1-like → MASTNTQLQDGASPSSGSSSWKYDVFLNFRGVDTRNDFIDHLYSALHERGIFTFKDDQKLERGESISPALLKAIKESRLAVVVFSENYASSKWCLEELVNILECQKTRALTVLPVFYKVDPSDLRKQRRSVGEAFAKHERDSSVEEEKQKVQRWRNALSEAANISGWDTKTHRPETELVRDIAIDILNRLGYNGLSGLEDVVGLHPRMEKVMSLLKMGSNLDDPSIVGICGMGGLGKTTIAMAVYLRIRSRFVGSSYLANVRETCEKHGLESLQKSLIHDICSVSDTDKKIRNIDLSGEIRNAVRNKRVLLVLDDVDHSDQMNALAGTLDWFGPGSKIIITTRNSHLLARYGPRSHVYNVEGLNHKEAFKLFCHKAFWNHQPTQGYEGLANSMVRYAGGVPLALKVLGSFLIGRSIIEWQRALDRLGQQPILDIQKVLKLSYDDLAHEEMEIFLDIACFFKQMSYDYIVEILDACGFHADIGIRVLEDKALVMIRDNKIDMHDLIQEMGWHIVFEESLENPGGRSRLWKYEDIYHTLTKKTGTEALEAMVFYSHKTKEMSLNPDTFSMMRKLRLLKLSNVQLPNGLDYLSNDLCLLDWHEYPLKCLPSNFQPDRLVKLKMSHSRLKQLWNKRMCLYRLKYVDLSYSPCITKILDFIQVTNLEELILEGCRNLDEIGPSIKAVKGLGLLNLRDCKYITVLPTGCWLKSLKELILSGCSKLKNVSQVLACTKCLIKLDLHATRVKELPVEHLMLTLLNLRDCKYVEVLPTGCWLEFPEELVLSGCSKLRNVSQVLPYMKRLIRLDLHVTCVKELPVGHLRHLQFIRLWDCKELTSLPSGNYWLKRLASLSSGNNTTVLIIPNSKRMSRSHGRNILEESPSSSLIPKECQDLMGEIYPKNSCNVSSMDLKNLFKLVLYFGELSFSIIGIKFEKYFKGG